Genomic DNA from Limanda limanda chromosome 8, fLimLim1.1, whole genome shotgun sequence:
tcagaaacaaatgaacGAGCTGATGTTTAATCTGAGATTGAACAGTTCACAGTGTGTACTTATATCTTATATCttctgatcgtagtggtaatggaggatccttcatcacgttggcatcggatgatggatcctaactggtgccagtggacaatgactgtggactatagtggatcaggtcttgatgctggatcctgatcctgctgctgaccagagactatgatgcagcaggactaccTGACATAtagtagtattgaagttatccttcaacatgtttcccctcatcattgctgctaaaacctttctcctgatgatgttctcctctacacatctgtgtcacttgtgtccgtcctgggagacggatcctcacatgtgtctctctgaggtttctacgtgtcttcacctgttaaaaaggtttttagtagtttgtcctgactcttgttgagagttaaggacagaggatgtctcaccatgttaaagctctatgagacaaactgtgatttgtgaatatgggctatacaaataaaacttgattgattgatctttgtgaggacacttTTAAATATGTAGGCCTTATAGAGGAAGGACGTTTCGGCCTGTCCTCACTTAGTCAAAGAGATGTTTGAGGTCTAAGACCTGCTTTTAGCATTAGAACCCCCCCCAACACGCTGGTCTCCTGGTGGCTGAACAGAAGCTCTGCAGGCATCAGATTCATCGAGCGGCTCGCTGACAGCCGCCGGACCGCCACACTTCCTCTTGGCTCGTGTCGGTCTTAAGAGACGTGAcggaggggtcaaaggtcagggctGGAAGAAGCAGCAGTGATGGGAGCCTTCACGGCCCAGCGGGCGGCGTGCAGCGAGCCATGAGCCGGACAGGCCTCAGCTCTGGATAACCAATCAGATCCATGGGCATGGCCTGTCAGACGTGCAGCAGGGAGACGCCTCACCACGCCGCTCACGTCCAGTCTGGAACCTGGTTCTGTAGAACATGGAGCTGATGTTCACAGGAGAGGAACCACTcactcacagcagcaggaccCCATGTACAAATACTGAAGAAAAATCATATTAATATGAATTCATTCCCGAAGAAGAGACCTTCTCCTTCAGGAGTGGACTCAGTCTCTCACCAGCGGTTCACATGAGTCCAGCAGTAGAACAGATGCCCCCCCCATGCCTCTGCACTGGTGGTGCCAGATCCTGCAGCTGGATCCACTTGAGACGTCCTGGCGCCTGCTGGACTTCCTTGGGCGCCATGAAGACTTCTTCACAACCATTGCACCTCTCTCCTTGAGGTTCTTGATGATCTGACAAATGGTAGATTTAGGTGCAATcttactggcagcaatatcctggcctgTGAAGCCCTTTctgtgcaaagcaatgatgactgcacgcGTTTCCCTGCAGGTAACAACAtggttaaccccccccccctggtccttctgtggcagggaggaaatgcagtggaaatgttttttggggatcagttcattttcgtggcaaagaggaACTTTATAAGAACTGAGGcggcagactttgtgaaaatgtatatttgtgtcattctcaaaacttttggtcTCGGCTGTACATGAGAGcaactacacaactacacacctacacaactacacaactacacaactacacaacgtAGAACCAACACTGACAGGAGCAgaacgggagagagagagaacactgcGGATGAGACTTTAAAGAAGTTAAAACTTAAGAAGCACTTATGCAACACGTTGGATCCCAGCTGCCATAAAAcctcacagaagaagaagtaaaagagctaaacattaaaaaaactacatttcccagagcTCCCACTGCGCATGCGTGCTACGACCcgctggtttgtttgtgtagcAACGGTTACTAGGAGAGCTCCGCGTCGCGAGGTGAGAAACAAACTGTTCTTCTTCATGCGCGTTCATCTTTAAGGCTTCGGTACCCGAGCTAACCCGAGCTAACCCGAACCCGAGCTAACCCGAGCCCGAACCAGAGctaacccgaacccgaaccagAGCTAACCCGAACGAGAGctaacccgaacccgaaccagAGCTAACCCGAGCTAACCCGAGCCCGAACCAGAGCTAACCCGAACCAGAGCTAACCCGAGCCCGAACCAGAGCTAACCcgttctaaccctaacccgagcTAACGCACATGGGTCGCTCcgcttctttcttctcctccaccgggaggaggaggaggttcctcCTGTGAAGACTTTGAAGAGGAGCTTTCTAAgtcatcagaggaggaggctccTTTGGGGGGGGGAGGTAGCAAgggttagcatgttagcttaccccacagagcagaggctagctagcgttagctcgtgTGGCTAGCATCACGTTAACAACGTCAGTGTTTTGAATCTGCTGCTCAATGAAACTCTCACTTCACATTAAACTGTTGCTGATATTTAACAGAAGCAGATCCAGAGGTTCCTGcagatcctcctcctcacacacgaAGGTAAACCTTCATCCAGACGGTTCGGGTTCCGGTTCGGGTTCCGGTTCGGCTCCTCGCAGCGGGCTTCACACTGGACCTGTTCCCGTTAGGACTTGATCCACGTTGTAACTCACTGAGGCGAGAAACTTTCAGTacagagttttaaaaaagaaagacttTTGGGTATCACTTGTTTTCCgaacacatgaagacacaagCAAAGGAAAcattagggtaagggttagtaaagtaaaggttagggttagtaaaggttagggttagtaaagtaaaggttagggttagtaaagtaaaggtgagggttagtaaagtaaaggttagggttagtaaagtaaaggtgagggttagtaaagtaaaggttagtaaagtaaaggtgagggttagtaaagtaaaggtgagggttagtaaagtaaaggtgagggttagtaaagtaaaggtgagggttagtaaagtaaaggtTGGTAAagtaaaggttagggttagtaaagtaaaggtgagggttagtaaagtaaaggttagggttagtaaaGGTGAGggttagtaaagtaaaggtgagggttagtaaagtaaaggtgagggttagtaaagtaaaggttagggttagtaaaGGTGAGggttagtaaagtaaaggtgagggttagtaaagtaaaggtgagggttagtaaagtaaaggtgagggttagtaaagtaaaggtTGGTAAagtaaaggttagggttagtaaagtaaaggtgagggttagtaaagtaaaggttagggttagtaaaGGTGAGggttagtaaagtaaaggtgagggttagtaaagtaaaggtgagggttagtaaagtaaaggtTGGTAAAGTAAAAGTGAGggttagtaaagtaaaggtgagggttagtaaagtaaaggtGAGGGTTAGTAAAGGTGAGGGTTAGTCAAGTAAAGGTGAGggttagtaaagtaaaggttagggttagtaaagtaaaggttagggttagtaaagtaaaggtgagggttagtaaagtaaaggttagggttagtaaagtaaaggtgagggttagtaaagtaaaggttagggttagtcaaGTAAAGGTGAGggttagtaaagtaaaggtgagggttagtaaagtaaaggttagggttagtaaagtaaaggttagggttagtaaagtaaaggtgagggttagtaaagtaaaggttagggttagtaaagtaaaggtgagggttagtaaagtaaaggtgagggttagtaaagtaaaggtgagggttagtaaagtaaaggtTAGGGTTGGTAAAGTAAAGGTGAGggttagtaaagtaaaggtgagggttagtaaagtaaaggtgagggttagtaaagtaaaggttagggttagtaaagtaaaggtgagggttagtaaagtaaaggttagggttagtaaagtaaaggtGAGGGTTAGTAAAGTAAACAGTCTTGTTCtaacctttctctttttatcGATGTACTTTAAACTGAGTCTGGCTCAACGACttctccttcacttccaccAGATTCCTGTTCCTGGAGGACTGAGGACAGTTGGATGTTAGGAAGACGTTGTGCTGCTGGTGACTCACTGAAGGGACATGTCCACTGGGCTTGATGAGACAGCCGCAGACGTCCCAGTCAGAGACATGGATGTCGATCTGTCCCGACTCACAGCTGCTGCACCAGGTCTGGGACACTGGTTGTAGTGAGGAATCTGTATTTGTGGTAGaatgttcactgctgtttgGAAATAGTATAAACCTGATGTACGTCAGCAGCCTCACATTCGTATCATCACCTGCGAGTCAAATGAGACCAGGACATGTTGTTTCTGCTGACAGACACGTGGACTCATCAAAGTGCTCGGACGCGACAGGACGTCTCGCGGGTGTccagggaggagctggaggatcgGTTCCTGCACCTCCATGATGAGAACCAGCTCCTGAAAgagcacaacaacaaacaggagGACAAGATCAAGAAGtaacacacaagcatgcacaaacacacactataaactcacacacactcacacactaacacacatatacacacgcacgcacaaacacacacatgcacgtgccGGTTCAAGGGTATTTCTTCTTTAAACATTACCGTTATAATACGAACAATTTAATTTGACTTCCAATGAAATTGT
This window encodes:
- the LOC133009097 gene encoding protein fantom-like, with protein sequence MSTGLDETAADVPVRDMDVDLSRLTAAAPDTWTHQSARTRQDVSRVSREELEDRFLHLHDENQLLKEHNNKQEDKIKK